The genomic region TATATTAAAAAAAACAATTAGTTTAATAAAAAATTATTGACTTAACTTTAAAGGCAGTGTATTATTTTAATAATTTCATATCACAAACCGTTGAAATGGAGATAAAAATAATCGTGCATCTTACAGAGAATCTAACAAGGCTGAGAGTTAGAAGAAAAGCAAATTATTAAATGGACCATGGAGGGTGTAGTCAAAGGGAAACCAAGTATTCTACAACGTAATCTATGCGTCAAATAGAATAGATTTGTTAGAATCTAAAACACATGTTTAGGTGGTATAGCGTATAAAGCGTCCTTAGCAATATTTTATTGCTGAGGATTTTTTTATTAAAACGAAGGGAGAACAACAATGATAGTACCAAGTTTAGAAGAAATACAATCAATGGAATTAGATCAATATCAAAGAGTACCATTAAAAATGGAATTATTTGCAGACAATCTAACACCGATCAAAGCACTGAAAAAATTAAAATATGTAAGTATTCATAGCTTTCTTTTAGAAAGTGCAGAAAGAAAAGAATATTGGGGCAGATATACTTTTCTAGGATTTCAACCAACTTTGGAAGTAAGTTGTCTGGAGGGAGTTGTAGAAATAAAAAAAGAATCAGGAAGCACACAGACGAAAGAGGATCCTTCTAAAGTAATTAGAGAAATACTTAAAAACAATTTAGCTCCTAAATTAGAAAATTTCCCACCTTTTAGTGGTGGATTAGTAGGTTACTTCAGTTATGACTATATGAAATATAGTGAACCTAGCTTAGTATTAGATGCAAAAGATGAAGAAGGATTTAAAGATGTTGATCTTATGTTATTTGATAAAGTAATCGCATTTGATCATTACAAACAAAAAATAAATATTATTGTAAACATAGAATTAAAAGATTTAGAAACAAATTATCAAAAAGGGATAAAAGAAATAGAAGATATTGCTTCTATATTATTACAAGGAAAATCTTATCAAGCAGAGAAACTAACATTAACTAGTGAATTCACACCATTATTTAATCAAAAAGAATTCTGTGAAATGGTACAAAAAGCAAAACAGTCTATTTATGAAGGAGACATCTTTCAAGTAGTTCTATCCAATCGATTACAAGCTTCTATCAAAGGAAGTTTATTAGATACTTATCGAGTTTTAAGAACAACAAACCCATCACCTTATATGTTTTACTTTTCTAGTGATGATGTAGAAATAGCAGGAGCATCTCCAGAAACCTTAGTCAGTTTAAAAGAAGGTATCCTACATACATTTCCTTTAGCTGGAACAAGACCTAGAGGGGACACTCAAGAAGAAGATCTATTATTAGAACAAAGTTTATTAAATGATCCTAAAGAAGTAGCAGAACACAATATGTTAGTAGACTTAGGTAGAAATGATATTGGTAAAATTAGTCAAATTGGTTCAGTAGAAGTAGAAAAATATATGTCGATAGAAAGATTTTCTCATGTTATGCATATTGGTTCTACTGTAAAAGGAATACTAAAAAAAGAATATGATGCACTAGATGCTATTAACTCTATCTTACCTGCAGGAACATTATCAGGAGCACCAAAACTGAGAGCATGTCAAATTATTAATGAACTAGAAAACAATAAAAGAGGTATTTATGGAGGTGCAATTGGATATATTGATTTTAATGGAAACTTAGATACTTGTATTGCAATTCGTTTAGCATTCTTAAAAAATAACAAAGTGTTTATTCGTTCTGGAGCAGGTATCGTAGCAGATAGTGATCCTGTTAGTGAATATCATGAATGTATTCATAAAGCCAAAGCAGTAATGGAAGCTTTAAAAGAAAGTGAAGGAGGAATTGATTATGATTTTACTAATTGATAATTATGATAGTTTTTCTTATAACTTATACCAATTAATTGGCTCAATAGAGCCAAACATACAAGTAGTTCGAAATGATAAAATAACGATAGCAAAAATTGAACAATTAAATCCAGAGTCTATCTTTTTATCACCAGGACCAGGACATCCTAGAGATGCAGGAAAATGTGTGGAAATAATTCAAAAATTAGGTACTAAATATCCAATCTTTGGAGTCTGTTTAGGACATCAAGCAATATGTCATGCATATGGAGCAACAGTATCGCATGCAAGTAAATTAATGCATGGAAAAACATCAGAGGCAACCATCAATACAAAGGCACTTATCTTTCAAGAGATGGAAGAAAAGATGATTGTTGCTAGATATCATTCACTTAGTGCAAAACCAGACACGATACCGGATTGTTTAGAAGTGATAGCAAGAAGTGAAGATGGCGATATTATGGCAATACAACATTGTCAAAATACTGTATTTGGGGTACAGTTCCATCCAGAATCAATCCTTACACCAGAGGGAAAGAAAATTATAGAAAATTTTATAGGGGGATATAGAAA from Tannockella kyphosi harbors:
- a CDS encoding anthranilate synthase component II codes for the protein MILLIDNYDSFSYNLYQLIGSIEPNIQVVRNDKITIAKIEQLNPESIFLSPGPGHPRDAGKCVEIIQKLGTKYPIFGVCLGHQAICHAYGATVSHASKLMHGKTSEATINTKALIFQEMEEKMIVARYHSLSAKPDTIPDCLEVIARSEDGDIMAIQHCQNTVFGVQFHPESILTPEGKKIIENFIGGYRK
- the trpE gene encoding anthranilate synthase component I; this encodes MIVPSLEEIQSMELDQYQRVPLKMELFADNLTPIKALKKLKYVSIHSFLLESAERKEYWGRYTFLGFQPTLEVSCLEGVVEIKKESGSTQTKEDPSKVIREILKNNLAPKLENFPPFSGGLVGYFSYDYMKYSEPSLVLDAKDEEGFKDVDLMLFDKVIAFDHYKQKINIIVNIELKDLETNYQKGIKEIEDIASILLQGKSYQAEKLTLTSEFTPLFNQKEFCEMVQKAKQSIYEGDIFQVVLSNRLQASIKGSLLDTYRVLRTTNPSPYMFYFSSDDVEIAGASPETLVSLKEGILHTFPLAGTRPRGDTQEEDLLLEQSLLNDPKEVAEHNMLVDLGRNDIGKISQIGSVEVEKYMSIERFSHVMHIGSTVKGILKKEYDALDAINSILPAGTLSGAPKLRACQIINELENNKRGIYGGAIGYIDFNGNLDTCIAIRLAFLKNNKVFIRSGAGIVADSDPVSEYHECIHKAKAVMEALKESEGGIDYDFTN